The following coding sequences lie in one Candidatus Methylomirabilis sp. genomic window:
- the pgl gene encoding 6-phosphogluconolactonase — MERVSDLLVVADQAAIAQEAAKRVVAIAQEAVARCGRFTVALAGGSTPKRLYSLLADEPYRTRLPWRETHLFWGDERAVPPEHPESNFGMAKESLLSRVPIPANQVHRMQAERADLDEAAGEYQAEIAKTFAAQPSDKPPAFDLILLGLGPDGHTASLFPYTRALREISRWVAPNYIPTLKANRLTFTTSILNRATTILFLVSGIEKAAALQVVLEGPPAPERLPAQLIRPIAGRLVWLVDQAAASRLGDRIP; from the coding sequence GTGGAGCGTGTAAGCGATCTGCTGGTGGTGGCCGATCAGGCCGCCATCGCTCAGGAGGCCGCCAAGCGGGTCGTCGCGATCGCCCAGGAGGCGGTGGCCCGCTGTGGCCGCTTTACCGTTGCCTTGGCGGGTGGATCGACCCCGAAGCGCCTCTACTCACTCCTGGCGGACGAGCCGTACCGTACTCGCCTGCCGTGGCGGGAGACCCACCTCTTCTGGGGAGACGAGCGAGCTGTACCGCCTGAGCACCCGGAGTCAAACTTCGGCATGGCAAAAGAGAGCCTTCTCAGTCGCGTTCCGATACCTGCGAACCAGGTACACCGGATGCAGGCCGAGCGAGCAGACCTGGATGAGGCGGCCGGCGAGTACCAGGCCGAGATCGCCAAGACCTTCGCCGCGCAGCCATCGGATAAGCCGCCTGCGTTCGACCTTATTCTTCTGGGTTTGGGACCTGATGGTCACACCGCCTCGCTGTTCCCGTACACTCGGGCACTTCGAGAAATCAGTCGATGGGTAGCGCCCAACTACATTCCTACGTTGAAGGCGAATCGCCTGACGTTTACGACATCCATCCTCAACCGGGCCACCACGATCCTGTTTCTGGTCTCCGGGATCGAGAAGGCCGCGGCGCTCCAGGTGGTCCTCGAAGGGCCACCAGCCCCTGAGCGACTTCCGGCTCAACTCATTCGGCCCATAGCAGGTCGGTTGGTGTGGTTGGTCGATCAGGCCGCCGCAAGTCGGCTCGGCGATAGAATCCCATGA